The following proteins are co-located in the Paenibacillus sp. JNUCC32 genome:
- a CDS encoding RNA polymerase sigma factor produces the protein MISDQQLSERMAAGDQEAFEMLVTRYHGPLLSYTTQRLADRQKAQDIVQETFIRLIRHLKQHGTLEHVRSWLYRVALNMCKDYWKSASYRSEGLAGEEMPDAYDPEPGAEELVERQETSLEIAASLETLPDIQQEVISLRFFHDLKLQEIADLVDLPLSTVKTHLYNGLRKLKKTLSMEHSDLVPVHSSRRTREKSPQEQVRNRSKSEESDSQSKVKESEVYLHGSSIR, from the coding sequence ATGATTTCCGATCAGCAGCTGTCCGAACGCATGGCTGCCGGCGACCAGGAAGCGTTTGAAATGCTGGTGACGAGGTACCATGGTCCGCTGCTCAGTTATACGACCCAGAGGCTGGCCGACAGGCAAAAGGCCCAGGATATCGTTCAGGAAACCTTTATCCGGCTCATCCGGCATCTGAAGCAGCACGGGACGCTCGAGCATGTTCGCTCCTGGCTGTACCGCGTCGCTCTGAATATGTGCAAGGATTATTGGAAAAGCGCATCCTACAGGTCCGAAGGTCTTGCGGGTGAGGAAATGCCGGATGCATACGACCCTGAACCGGGCGCGGAGGAGCTTGTGGAAAGACAGGAAACTTCCCTCGAAATTGCGGCGTCGCTCGAGACCTTGCCCGATATACAACAGGAAGTCATATCGCTTCGGTTCTTTCATGACCTGAAGCTGCAGGAAATCGCCGACCTGGTCGACCTCCCCTTGAGTACGGTCAAAACGCATTTATATAACGGCTTGAGAAAGCTGAAGAAAACATTGTCCATGGAGCATTCCGATTTGGTTCCCGTCCATTCGTCCCGAAGGACGCGGGAGAAAAGTCCTCAGGAACAGGTACGGAACCGCTCCAAGTCGGAAGAGTCTGATTCGCAGAGCAAAGTAAAAGAAAGTGAGGTGTATCTCCATGGATCATCCATTCGATAA
- a CDS encoding sulfite exporter TauE/SafE family protein: MIVQLVVMVFIGIIGSFFSGLLGIGGAIINFPLLLYVPSWFGLEAFTSKEVASISMLQVFFASLSGMLTNRMSSRGGESYVHKRLVIQMGASTLIGSLIGSLSSMLMTSGTINVIYGFLAVIAVLLMIVPTRASMENRSVSEVTYHAWIAMGAAFIVGGIAGIVGAGGAFILIPIMLTVLKIPTRITIASSLAIVFLSAVGGVIGKIASGDIPIWPSLFAVAGSLMGAPIGAIISRKMNVRLLRYALALLIAVTAVKIWIDILG; this comes from the coding sequence TTGATAGTGCAACTTGTAGTCATGGTCTTTATAGGTATCATCGGTTCTTTTTTCTCAGGGCTGCTGGGAATAGGCGGAGCGATCATTAATTTCCCCCTGCTTTTATATGTACCTTCCTGGTTTGGACTGGAGGCCTTCACCTCCAAGGAGGTCGCGTCCATCAGTATGCTGCAGGTATTTTTTGCTTCCTTGTCAGGCATGCTAACCAATCGGATGAGTTCGCGCGGCGGTGAGTCGTACGTTCACAAGCGATTGGTCATCCAGATGGGGGCAAGTACCCTGATTGGCAGTCTGATCGGGAGCCTGTCCTCGATGCTCATGACGAGCGGAACGATTAACGTGATTTATGGATTTCTGGCGGTAATCGCGGTGTTATTGATGATCGTGCCGACCCGGGCATCCATGGAGAACAGATCGGTGAGCGAGGTGACTTACCATGCATGGATTGCAATGGGAGCTGCCTTTATTGTCGGCGGCATTGCCGGAATCGTCGGGGCCGGCGGCGCCTTTATCCTGATCCCCATTATGCTGACGGTTCTTAAGATCCCGACGCGGATCACCATCGCATCCTCGCTCGCGATCGTCTTTCTGTCTGCGGTCGGGGGCGTTATCGGCAAAATCGCCTCGGGCGACATTCCGATTTGGCCGTCCCTGTTTGCCGTTGCCGGAAGCTTGATGGGTGCCCCCATCGGCGCGATTATCAGCCGCAAGATGAACGTCCGCCTGCTGAGGTACGCCTTGGCTCTTCTCATTGCAGTGACGGCGGTCAAGATCTGGATCGATATTTTAGGGTAA
- a CDS encoding ABC transporter permease — translation MHKWWRHSLLELRLLFGNPLFASLPVLYAILFIVIMLQAASGNGPNHNLYSAAYSFHMLGHTMTLGPTMLIGILSIRRDVRRRSFEWNHSLPVSFFTLLSSKYAVSLLYFSLFTLSTSVIFYILSVSQGIAGDIAMVHTMQFAVQYEVSYMVTLALAMLLGASIPNRIVYLIGFCAWMFGTFFMEIYFISELRWMPAQVFHLNQFFLQSNRFEYENWGYGLLSKDIQLSRWFVLAFTFLLLTVCLFLLNSKRPTMLKKAGWLGVLGAVVLTAAAAVPYGTLWAERYAQIDAKLEDPTISYVDDPENIAFYHVSSYDIKLKRLPNDELRVTAKLTIPASEISGMRQLPLTLNRMFKLERVQLQGIDAPYRRQGERISIRMVGDAKGGDLQAELEYRGKVMDFMAGYSNEEFAAYSVGPEVKLEGHMAWYPLPGHQEVYLKSDNGDLSSKYVYLGWEFGKLRYSAGEMKLVVEGYPQPLYTGMKELERKPGYQRFEDREIEQNISLYGGQFWKEIHRNDLPITIVTTPYLEKASVSLLRDMKKKYDYFSEWIPEFNSSVEKILYLGQGFDYPQVNHRLILSSNHYTYNFANLPGEWMNSILFGNQGAFHYNFEHPERDVRGKISSLFWYVYYVEEKGLSDKQLRSAYGNLRSVQQLLFKNGSGEDPQNQIGISMARQVRKALEEGRGNQVKELLVQFYGQGLMLPDTERNPALRPENPITYKEWQQKWDAMMNVK, via the coding sequence ATGCATAAGTGGTGGAGGCACAGTCTGTTAGAGCTGCGGCTTTTGTTCGGCAATCCCTTGTTTGCCTCGCTTCCGGTCCTCTACGCGATCCTGTTCATCGTCATCATGCTGCAGGCGGCAAGCGGAAACGGACCGAATCATAACCTGTATTCGGCTGCGTATTCCTTTCACATGCTGGGTCATACGATGACGCTGGGTCCGACGATGTTAATCGGCATCTTGTCCATCCGGCGGGATGTCCGCCGTCGGTCGTTTGAATGGAACCACAGCCTGCCTGTGTCCTTCTTCACCCTGCTGTCGTCGAAATATGCGGTCAGCTTGCTGTACTTTTCCCTGTTTACCCTCTCGACGTCGGTTATATTCTATATCCTGTCGGTCAGCCAGGGGATAGCCGGTGATATCGCGATGGTGCATACGATGCAATTCGCGGTGCAGTATGAGGTTTCCTATATGGTGACGCTCGCGCTAGCGATGCTCCTCGGGGCAAGCATTCCGAACCGGATCGTGTATTTGATCGGTTTCTGTGCATGGATGTTTGGAACGTTTTTTATGGAAATTTATTTTATCAGCGAATTAAGATGGATGCCGGCCCAAGTGTTTCACCTTAACCAATTCTTCCTTCAATCCAATCGGTTTGAATATGAGAATTGGGGGTACGGCCTGCTATCCAAGGATATCCAGCTGTCCCGTTGGTTCGTGCTGGCTTTCACCTTCCTGCTGCTGACGGTGTGTTTGTTCTTGTTAAACTCGAAGCGCCCCACGATGCTGAAAAAGGCAGGGTGGCTGGGCGTGCTGGGGGCTGTCGTGTTGACGGCAGCCGCCGCCGTGCCTTATGGCACGCTTTGGGCGGAACGGTATGCCCAAATTGATGCGAAGCTGGAGGACCCGACGATTTCTTATGTCGATGATCCTGAAAATATAGCCTTCTATCATGTGTCTTCCTATGACATCAAGCTGAAACGGCTGCCAAACGACGAGCTACGCGTAACGGCGAAGCTAACGATACCGGCCTCCGAAATATCAGGCATGAGGCAGCTGCCGTTAACCTTGAACCGGATGTTCAAGCTTGAACGTGTCCAACTCCAGGGCATCGACGCTCCTTATCGCAGACAGGGAGAGCGGATATCGATCAGGATGGTTGGCGATGCCAAGGGAGGGGACCTTCAAGCCGAGCTGGAATATAGGGGCAAGGTAATGGATTTTATGGCCGGGTACTCCAATGAAGAATTTGCGGCCTATAGCGTGGGGCCTGAAGTTAAACTGGAGGGGCATATGGCCTGGTATCCGCTTCCCGGTCATCAGGAGGTATATTTAAAGAGTGACAACGGAGATCTTTCGTCGAAATACGTTTATCTGGGCTGGGAATTCGGCAAGCTGCGCTATTCTGCCGGAGAGATGAAGCTGGTGGTGGAGGGTTATCCGCAACCCTTGTATACGGGAATGAAAGAGCTGGAGCGGAAGCCGGGCTACCAGCGGTTTGAGGACAGGGAGATCGAGCAGAATATCTCTCTGTACGGGGGACAATTTTGGAAGGAAATCCACCGGAATGATCTCCCGATTACCATCGTGACAACGCCTTATCTGGAGAAGGCATCCGTATCGCTGCTGAGGGATATGAAAAAGAAATATGACTATTTTTCCGAGTGGATACCCGAGTTCAACAGCAGCGTCGAGAAGATCTTGTATTTGGGCCAAGGCTTTGATTACCCTCAGGTGAATCATCGCCTGATTCTGTCCTCGAACCACTACACCTATAACTTCGCGAACTTGCCCGGCGAATGGATGAACTCGATTCTGTTCGGCAACCAGGGTGCGTTCCATTATAATTTTGAGCATCCGGAACGAGACGTACGCGGAAAGATCAGCAGTCTTTTCTGGTATGTATACTACGTAGAGGAGAAAGGGCTTAGCGATAAACAATTAAGATCGGCTTACGGAAATCTCCGGTCGGTACAGCAGCTGTTGTTCAAAAACGGAAGCGGGGAGGATCCCCAAAACCAAATAGGCATAAGTATGGCCAGACAGGTTAGAAAGGCGCTGGAGGAAGGTAGAGGGAATCAGGTCAAAGAGCTGCTGGTGCAGTTTTATGGGCAGGGGCTGATGCTTCCCGACACCGAACGCAACCCGGCCTTACGACCGGAGAACCCGATCACGTACAAAGAGTGGCAGCAGAAGTGGGATGCCATGATGAATGTCAAATAA
- a CDS encoding ATP-binding cassette domain-containing protein gives MIRLEGLERQAGTYRLEIEKAEIQSGLNLIVGANGAGKTTLIELLTTLQAPDAGEILYSGRRAGDHLPLIRSQIGYVPADIELYGDMKVGKLLTYMAELKGVFNPEAIDRLMADFRLEPFRKSKVKNLSQGVQRRIAVVQALLASPSFLFLDEPLNGMDAEERKFLITYLTKYARGRMVIVAAHELNEWEEAADTVIWIHRGRLRFIGSPTQWKLNVASSVWEGEIDLEDFERIPQELLIHFQMTEHRMRVRLMGKKQPGPEFMEKAPTLEDTFFLHMNALARRG, from the coding sequence ATGATTAGGCTGGAAGGACTGGAACGGCAGGCAGGCACGTACCGGCTTGAAATCGAGAAAGCGGAGATTCAATCCGGCCTGAACCTCATCGTGGGGGCGAACGGCGCCGGAAAAACAACCCTGATCGAGCTGCTGACCACGCTGCAGGCACCCGATGCAGGCGAGATCCTGTACAGCGGGCGCAGGGCAGGGGATCATTTGCCGCTGATCCGCAGTCAAATCGGGTATGTTCCGGCGGATATCGAGCTGTATGGAGATATGAAGGTCGGCAAGCTGCTGACCTATATGGCCGAATTGAAGGGCGTGTTTAACCCGGAGGCTATTGACAGGCTGATGGCGGACTTTCGGCTGGAGCCTTTCCGCAAGAGCAAGGTCAAGAATTTGTCGCAAGGGGTGCAGCGGCGCATTGCCGTCGTACAAGCGCTGTTGGCCTCGCCGTCTTTTCTGTTCTTGGATGAGCCTTTGAACGGCATGGACGCGGAGGAGCGCAAATTTCTCATCACGTATCTGACCAAATACGCCCGGGGCCGTATGGTGATCGTTGCGGCCCACGAGCTGAACGAATGGGAAGAGGCTGCGGATACCGTGATCTGGATACACCGCGGCCGCCTCCGGTTTATCGGTTCGCCGACCCAATGGAAGCTGAATGTGGCCTCCAGCGTCTGGGAAGGCGAGATCGATTTGGAAGACTTCGAGCGGATACCGCAGGAGCTGCTGATTCATTTTCAAATGACGGAGCATCGGATGAGAGTCAGGCTGATGGGGAAAAAGCAGCCGGGTCCCGAGTTCATGGAGAAGGCGCCTACACTGGAGGACACCTTTTTCCTACATATGAACGCCTTAGCCAGACGCGGGTGA
- a CDS encoding alpha-galactosidase: MSIHFHEDLGIFHLQSDRSSYVIELVRGVYPAHAYWGRRIRDNRVLGLLERRGRASFSPTPFREDASFSLDSLPQEYPGYGSGDFRQPAYQVQLANGTTVTEAEYVRHRIYSGKPKLEGLPAVYTEQDDEADTLELELFDRVSGLTIYLSYTVMKAFDAISRSVSFRNDSKENMTLLRAMSASVDMDHSRYDLLHLHGAWARERHVQRRRLSPGMQGIESRRGSSSHNHNPFLALLSEGAGEEFGEVYGFSLVYSGSFSAQVEVDQYDTTRVTMGLNPFDFTWLLEPGQSFQTPEAVMVFSAEGLGGMSRRYHKMYRTRLCRGQFRDATRPVLVNNWEATYFNFNADKIEQIASAGRDLGIELFVLDDGWFGKRNDDTTSLGDWVVDKNKLPDGLEDLVKRVRGLDMQFGLWFEPEMISPDSDLYRQHPDWCLHVEGRRRTEGRQQLILDFSRQEVGDAVADMVRGILRSAPITYVKWDMNRNMTEIGSAALPPERQRETAHRYMLGLYRVMEQLTTEFPHILFESCSGGGGRYDPGMLYYMPQTWTSDNSDAVSRLKIQYGTSLVYPLSSMGAHVSAVPNHQVHRNTSLRTRGHAAMSGNFGYELDLTAFSEQEKEEVREQVKLYKEIRHLVQFGDFYRLRNPFEGNEAAWTIVSEDRSEAVLYYFRILSEANEPIRWLRTMGLDPEGDYKCLEDGNIYGGDRLMNAGLAVPPMHGDFQSFIWRFERV, from the coding sequence GTGAGTATACATTTCCATGAAGATCTGGGGATATTCCATCTCCAGAGCGATCGGTCAAGTTATGTGATTGAGCTGGTGCGCGGCGTTTATCCGGCGCATGCCTATTGGGGACGCCGGATTCGCGATAACCGCGTCCTAGGATTGCTGGAACGGAGGGGAAGAGCATCCTTTTCGCCGACGCCGTTTCGCGAGGATGCTTCCTTCTCCCTGGACAGTTTGCCTCAGGAATACCCGGGCTATGGCAGCGGCGATTTTCGGCAGCCTGCATATCAGGTACAGCTGGCTAACGGGACCACGGTCACCGAGGCGGAATATGTCCGTCACCGGATCTACAGCGGCAAGCCGAAGCTTGAGGGCTTGCCTGCCGTATACACGGAACAGGATGACGAGGCGGATACGCTGGAGCTGGAACTGTTTGATCGGGTAAGCGGTTTGACGATTTATTTGTCTTATACGGTCATGAAGGCGTTTGACGCTATTTCCCGCTCCGTATCCTTCCGGAACGACAGCAAGGAGAACATGACGCTGCTGCGTGCCATGAGCGCCAGCGTGGATATGGATCACAGCCGTTATGACCTGCTGCATCTCCATGGGGCATGGGCGAGAGAGCGCCATGTGCAGCGCAGAAGACTATCCCCGGGCATGCAGGGCATCGAGAGCCGCAGGGGGTCAAGCAGCCATAACCACAATCCGTTCCTAGCGCTGCTGTCCGAGGGGGCAGGCGAAGAGTTCGGCGAGGTGTACGGCTTCAGTCTGGTATACAGCGGCAGCTTCTCCGCACAGGTCGAGGTGGACCAATACGATACGACCCGGGTCACGATGGGATTGAATCCGTTCGACTTCACGTGGCTGCTGGAGCCGGGACAGTCATTCCAGACGCCGGAAGCGGTGATGGTCTTCTCGGCGGAGGGCCTCGGCGGCATGTCCAGACGCTATCATAAAATGTACCGCACCAGGCTGTGCCGGGGGCAATTCCGGGATGCCACGCGCCCGGTGCTGGTGAACAATTGGGAAGCAACCTACTTCAACTTCAATGCCGATAAAATCGAGCAGATTGCAAGCGCGGGACGGGATCTCGGCATCGAGCTGTTCGTGCTGGACGACGGATGGTTCGGCAAGCGCAACGACGATACGACTTCCCTCGGGGATTGGGTCGTTGACAAGAACAAGCTGCCCGACGGCCTCGAGGATCTCGTGAAGAGGGTACGCGGTCTGGATATGCAGTTCGGCTTGTGGTTTGAGCCGGAAATGATATCGCCGGACAGCGATCTGTACCGTCAGCATCCCGACTGGTGCCTGCACGTGGAAGGGCGCCGGCGGACGGAAGGGAGACAGCAGCTGATCCTGGATTTCTCCCGCCAGGAAGTAGGCGACGCGGTGGCCGATATGGTTCGCGGCATCCTGAGAAGCGCCCCGATCACTTACGTGAAATGGGACATGAACCGGAACATGACGGAGATCGGATCGGCTGCGCTGCCGCCTGAGCGCCAGCGGGAAACGGCCCATCGCTATATGCTGGGTCTGTACAGGGTAATGGAACAGCTGACGACGGAGTTCCCGCATATTTTGTTCGAGAGCTGCTCCGGGGGCGGCGGACGCTACGATCCGGGAATGCTGTATTACATGCCGCAGACGTGGACAAGCGATAACTCCGATGCCGTCAGCCGATTGAAGATCCAATACGGAACGAGCCTGGTTTATCCGCTCAGTTCCATGGGAGCGCATGTGTCCGCCGTTCCGAACCATCAGGTGCACCGGAATACTTCGCTGCGGACGAGAGGACACGCTGCAATGTCGGGCAATTTCGGTTATGAGCTGGACCTGACGGCCTTCAGCGAACAGGAGAAGGAGGAGGTCCGCGAGCAGGTAAAGCTGTACAAAGAGATTCGGCATCTCGTGCAGTTCGGGGATTTCTACCGCCTTCGGAACCCGTTCGAAGGGAATGAAGCGGCCTGGACGATCGTCTCCGAGGATCGATCGGAAGCGGTGCTGTATTATTTCCGCATCTTAAGCGAGGCGAATGAACCGATTCGGTGGCTGCGTACGATGGGGCTGGATCCGGAAGGGGATTACAAGTGCCTGGAAGACGGGAACATCTACGGCGGAGACCGGCTGATGAACGCCGGCTTGGCCGTTCCGCCGATGCATGGCGATTTCCAAAGCTTTATCTGGAGATTCGAACGGGTATAA
- a CDS encoding DUF3949 domain-containing protein, whose product MSSMIWIFAGVLLAVFLIMIPVQYRYIAALKEDPRRQGTNQETYYNNMSFQEEQLHYNTQVLFLPSTMVASWIYNWRHKSGKPTK is encoded by the coding sequence ATGAGCTCTATGATCTGGATCTTTGCAGGCGTTCTGCTAGCCGTATTCCTGATCATGATTCCCGTACAGTACCGGTATATTGCAGCGTTAAAGGAAGATCCCCGAAGGCAGGGGACCAATCAGGAAACGTATTACAACAATATGTCCTTTCAGGAAGAACAGCTCCACTACAATACGCAAGTCTTGTTTTTGCCTTCCACCATGGTTGCCTCGTGGATTTATAATTGGAGGCATAAGAGCGGAAAACCGACCAAGTAG
- a CDS encoding ABC transporter ATP-binding protein has translation MITIEHLSKTYRKGAWALLDVSLQLDKGMTGLLGPNGAGKTTLMRILATLLTPTSGQVRVNGISLGRPEEIRQMIGYLPQHFHIYPQLTGRDYLDYVAAMKGITDRSARLKEISRLLEMVNLQEKADKKVRTYSGGMKQRLGIAQALLGSPDILIVDEPTSGLDPQERVRFRNVLTRFSIDRTVLLSTHIVADIESNCRRIAVMNKGRLAMNGSLPELQACGKGQVWEAVMGHEEFALMDPMSVVSTRTVPEGVLCRFISAAAPVTGAFPADPTLEDGYLALLRRDRHA, from the coding sequence ATGATTACCATTGAGCATCTATCAAAAACCTATCGCAAGGGCGCTTGGGCGCTCTTGGATGTTTCATTACAATTGGATAAAGGCATGACGGGTCTGCTAGGACCCAATGGCGCCGGCAAAACTACCTTAATGCGCATCCTGGCAACCTTATTGACGCCGACCTCCGGGCAGGTGAGGGTGAACGGAATATCCCTTGGACGGCCGGAGGAGATTCGGCAGATGATCGGTTATTTGCCGCAGCATTTTCACATTTACCCGCAGCTGACCGGCAGAGATTATCTGGATTATGTGGCGGCCATGAAGGGGATCACGGACCGGAGCGCCAGGCTGAAGGAGATCTCCAGGCTGCTTGAGATGGTCAATCTTCAGGAGAAGGCGGACAAAAAAGTGCGTACGTACTCGGGGGGCATGAAGCAAAGATTGGGCATAGCCCAAGCGCTGCTCGGTTCCCCGGATATTTTGATCGTAGACGAGCCGACGTCGGGGCTGGATCCCCAGGAGCGTGTCCGGTTCCGGAATGTGTTAACCCGTTTCAGCATCGACCGGACGGTCCTGTTGTCCACCCATATCGTAGCGGATATCGAGAGCAACTGCCGTCGCATCGCCGTAATGAACAAGGGGAGATTGGCCATGAACGGCAGCTTGCCCGAACTGCAGGCCTGCGGGAAGGGACAAGTGTGGGAAGCGGTGATGGGCCATGAAGAATTTGCCTTGATGGATCCCATGTCCGTCGTGTCCACTCGAACGGTACCGGAAGGCGTGCTTTGCCGGTTTATCAGTGCAGCAGCCCCCGTGACCGGCGCGTTTCCGGCGGATCCGACCCTGGAGGACGGCTATCTGGCTCTGCTGCGGAGGGATCGCCATGCATAA
- a CDS encoding SDR family NAD(P)-dependent oxidoreductase, producing the protein MGTVSKQGTEKVALVTGAGAGIGRGIAKVLAEKGYRLAMTYNSSKEGIVDVAEDIGHTYGKEPLIIQSDLTVRSEAENTIRKTLEEFGRIDLLVNNAGIGLYDELTELEEDALDMTMHLDFRAPMLLSKYAVREMIAQGIPGNVIFITSSRGERAYPKDSIYGGMKAALIRAAQSLALEWAPHGIRVNCVAPGATVHKPEQSAEEEPLGSKIPLGRMGTPSDIGEAIAWLCSDAASYITGINLRIDGGLILPGMPEDTSPEAGYGWGKVYQEEKE; encoded by the coding sequence ATGGGAACCGTAAGTAAACAGGGAACGGAGAAGGTGGCGCTGGTAACGGGCGCTGGCGCGGGAATCGGACGAGGCATTGCCAAGGTGCTGGCTGAAAAAGGCTACCGGCTGGCGATGACCTACAATTCCAGCAAAGAAGGGATCGTGGATGTAGCGGAGGACATCGGCCATACCTATGGCAAGGAGCCGCTTATTATTCAGAGCGATTTAACCGTTCGCAGCGAAGCGGAGAATACGATACGAAAGACGCTGGAGGAATTCGGCCGGATCGATTTGCTGGTGAACAATGCCGGTATCGGTCTATACGACGAGTTGACGGAGCTTGAAGAGGATGCGCTGGACATGACGATGCATCTTGATTTCCGGGCGCCGATGCTGCTCAGCAAATATGCGGTTCGGGAGATGATCGCCCAAGGAATTCCGGGAAACGTCATTTTCATTACGTCCTCCCGGGGAGAGAGAGCCTATCCGAAGGACAGCATCTACGGCGGCATGAAGGCGGCGCTGATCCGCGCGGCGCAATCGCTGGCGCTGGAATGGGCGCCGCATGGCATCCGGGTGAACTGCGTCGCTCCGGGTGCGACGGTTCACAAGCCGGAGCAATCGGCGGAGGAAGAGCCGCTTGGCAGCAAAATCCCACTGGGGCGAATGGGGACGCCGTCGGACATCGGGGAAGCCATCGCTTGGCTGTGCTCGGATGCGGCTTCCTACATTACCGGCATTAACCTTCGTATTGACGGCGGCCTGATCTTGCCGGGCATGCCCGAGGATACGTCCCCGGAAGCCGGATATGGATGGGGTAAAGTTTATCAAGAGGAGAAGGAATGA
- a CDS encoding aldo/keto reductase, translating to MKTNRLGSSELYVSEIGLGCMSLGTDEGQAVKLIHEALDRGVNFLDTADLYDAGRNEELVGKAVQGRREDVIIATKVGNRRVPGQEGWVWDPSKDYIKSAVKDSLRRLGTDYIDLYQLHGGTLDDPIEETIEAFEELKREGWIRYYGISSIRPNVIREYVAKSHIVSVMSQYSILDRRPEETVLDLLEENGISAIARGPVARGILSDRGQAKAEKGYLDYSKQELLDVLKRLEAFGKGRDLSQLAIRYALAHAAVACTIPGASSLEQLLHNLAAGDMEALSPQDIQSIQAISRANQYEAHR from the coding sequence ATGAAAACCAATCGGCTGGGCTCTTCGGAATTGTATGTAAGCGAAATCGGGCTGGGCTGCATGTCGCTGGGTACGGACGAAGGACAAGCGGTGAAGCTTATTCATGAAGCGTTGGATCGGGGCGTGAATTTTCTGGATACGGCGGATTTATATGATGCAGGCCGCAACGAGGAACTGGTAGGCAAAGCGGTTCAGGGCCGGCGCGAGGACGTCATCATCGCCACCAAAGTGGGCAACCGCCGCGTGCCGGGACAGGAGGGCTGGGTATGGGATCCTTCGAAGGACTACATCAAATCAGCCGTTAAGGATAGTCTGCGCAGGCTGGGTACGGATTATATCGATCTGTACCAGCTTCACGGGGGGACGCTGGATGATCCGATCGAAGAGACGATTGAAGCTTTTGAAGAATTGAAGCGGGAAGGGTGGATTCGATATTACGGCATATCGTCCATCCGGCCGAACGTCATCCGCGAGTATGTCGCTAAATCCCATATCGTCAGCGTCATGAGCCAGTACAGCATCCTGGACCGGAGACCGGAGGAAACGGTCCTTGATCTGCTTGAGGAGAACGGAATATCCGCGATTGCCCGGGGTCCCGTTGCCCGCGGCATCTTGTCGGACCGAGGACAAGCCAAAGCGGAGAAGGGATACCTGGATTACAGCAAACAAGAGCTGCTCGACGTGCTCAAGAGGCTTGAAGCGTTTGGAAAAGGCCGGGATTTGTCCCAGCTGGCGATTCGTTATGCTTTGGCCCATGCCGCTGTGGCCTGCACCATTCCCGGGGCGAGCTCGCTTGAACAGCTGCTGCATAACCTGGCTGCGGGGGATATGGAAGCTTTATCGCCTCAGGACATCCAATCGATCCAGGCGATCAGCCGCGCCAATCAATATGAGGCGCATCGGTAA